The segment CGATATCGGCGGAATTGCCACACTGCGCGCTCAGGCAATGGCCGGCGCAAGGCGCATTTTCGAAGAGATACTGGACGTGGAGTCGGAGGTCGTGCAGCCTGCGGAACCGGTTCGGCTCGACAGGATCAGCGGCCATATCGAGTTTCAGAATGTCAGCTTCAAGTACTCACCCGATGGCGCGCCAGTGCTTTGCAACGTCAGCTTTGAGGTTCGGCCCGGTGAGGTGGTTGCGCTGGTCGGAGCCAGCGGATCGGGCAAGAGCACCATTGCCGACCTGATTCCCCGCTTTTTTGACCCGGTCGCGGGCGCAATCCGCATAGATGGCGTCGATATACGCAGGCTCGATCTTGAGAGCCTTCGCAAGCAGATCGGCATCGTGCCGCAAGAGACATGGCTCTTTGCAGGCACGCTCCGCGATAACATCAAATATGGCTGCCGCGATGCCGAGGAAGAGCGGGTTCGCGCGGCGGCGTATGCCGCCAACGCCTCATTCATCAACAGCATGCCACAGCAGCTGGATACCATCGTCGGGGAGCGTGGCATCCGACTCTCGGGTGGCGAACGCCAGCGTATCGCGATTGCCCGCGCCATCCTTACCGATCCGCGCATCCTGATTCTCGACGAGGCAACCTCGTCGCTGGACGCGTCGTCGGAGGCATTGGTTCAGGAGGCCCTGGACCACCTGATGCAGAACCGCACCACGCTCGTCATTGCGCACCGCCTCTCTACCGTGGTCAATGCGGACCGCATCCTGGCGGTGCGAGAGGGAGCGATCGTCGAGGCCGGCACACATGCCGAACTCCTGAATGCCGGCGGATACTACGCGAATTTGTATGAGACGCAGGTTCGGACCGCGGGTCCGACCGGTGCCTGACGTGGCAGTTACTTCGCTGGAACAGAACGATAGCTGGAGAGCGCGCCATGCACTGCGCACCAGAATCACTTCGGCATTCGTAGTCGGCTTGGTGCGCTCTCTCTATGCCACATACCGCCTGCGCGTGCACCGGTTGGACGAACTGGTGCCTTCATCCGGCGGTGCGATTCTGCTCACATGGCACGGCCGAACGCTGATTCCCGCGAACCTCCTCCGGAATCGCGGCTACTGGGCGCTGATATCGCTGTCGAGGGATGGTGAGCTGCAGAACGCGATCTTTCAGCGGTATGGCTTTCAAACCGTACGAGGGTCCACCGGCAGAGGCGGTATACGTGCCGCGATCGAGGTCGCGAGTAAGCTTCGAGCCGGTGGTATTCTGACCTTCACTCCCGATGGCCCACGCGGCCCCTCGCACAAGGTGCAGCACGGGGTGATTTTTATGGCGCAGAAATCGGGCGTTCCCATTATTCCTGTCGGCATTAGCGCCAGTAGGCGTTGGCAGCTGAAGAGTTGGGACCAGTACATGGTTCCGAAGCCATTTGCAACGATCTGGTTTGTCGTTGGCGATCCCATCTACGTGCCGCCCGTGGTGGATGACGTCCTGCGCGACGAGCTTGCCCGCACGATTGAGGTGGCCATCAACCGGCTGGAGCGCGACGCCGAACTCCGCTGTGGCCACTCAACATATCCTTCGGACTGGCGGCTGGCGTGAGGAAGCTGCGATAAACCACAGAACCTATAATGCAGCCCTGGCTGCCGGCTCGCCTTTGTTGGCGGCATGGCTTGCTCAGCGGTGGATCACCGGCAAGTCGCGACCCGGGTGGCGCGAACGTTGGGGAAAACTGCCCGAGTCCGTTGTTGCCGCCAACGGATGCGTATGGCTGCACGCCGTATCGGTGGGCGAGACTGTAGCGGCCATTCCAATCGCGCAAAGTCTGCGCCAGCAAGCGCCGCATCGTCCGATTGTAGCTTCTGTTTCCACTCCAACGGGAATGGCCATTGCCCAGAGCCGGTTGTCTGCCCTGGTTGATGGCATCTTCTATATGCCGTTTGACCTGCCCTGGGTTGCCGAGCGGGTCCTCGACGGACTCAGGCCGCGCGCGTTCGCAGCAGTTGAAAGTGAACTGTGGCCAAACCTGCTGCATGCGCTGCGCCGCCGCGCGATTCCCACGCTGGTTGTAAATGCCCGAATGAGCGATCGGACACTCCGGTTTGCTTTGGGCGCCGGCCGCGGAGTGTACCGGTGGATGCTTGCCAACGTGGATCGTGTTCTGGCGCAATCGGACGAGGATGCGCGGCGCTTCCGGCAGGTGGCGGGACCGGTCTGGTCTGAGGGTGTGTGCCGCACACTTGGCAACTCCAAATACGATACCGCTTCGCCGGTACTCAACGCGGCGGAAACCGCTGCCCTGCGCGCGAACCTCAGACTTCCCGCAGCGGCGCCCGTCTTCATTGCCGGTAGCACGCGATCTGGGCAAGAGGATGGCGTGGTGCTCGATGCCTACCGCCGGATGGCGCAAGCCGTTCCTGGTCTTTGTCTCATCATCGCGCCAAGGCACCTCGAGCGCGTACCGGCCCTGGAGCGCGAGATGCTCGCCGCGCGACTCACGCCCGTCCGGCGGACGGCCATTCCGCCGGAAGGCGATGTCAGGTGTATCATCCTGGATACGCTCGGCGAACTGGCCTCTCTCTATTCCGTCGCGGATGTTGCGTTCGTCGGCAACAGCTTTCCGCCGGTGGTGAAGGGTGGGGGACAAAGCCTCACGCAGCCGGTGTTGTATGGGCTGCCAACCCTGTTCGGACCGCACATCGCTACGGTACGGTCCGTCGCCGGCCAGCTTCAGGAGGCCGGCATCGGTTTCCAGGTGCATTCGGTTGATAGCCTGTCCGATGTTGCGATCGGGCTGTTTTCTTCTCCAGAGCAGCGCGCCTCGATTCACCTGGCTGCAGCGAACCTGGTTGCGGCAAACCAGGGCGCGTCACAGAGGTTCGCTTCCGAGATCCTGCAGCTGGCTTCGCGCGGCGCAGCCGGGTGCGAAGGCGTCGGGCAACATGGCCGATCGGCTTAACCGCATCCTGAACGCGCCGCACGCGCCGCTGCCCTTGCGGCTGGCAAGAGTTTCGCTGGCTGCGTTGGCACACCTGCACCACGCCGTGTTGCTGCTCTGGATGATGCCATTTGCAATCGGACTGCGGCCGCGCCACAGGCTGGCGCGACCCGTGGTGTCGGTAGGCAATCTCACGAGTGGTGGAACCGGCAAAACGCCATTCACGATCCTCGTTTGCCGAGCTGCCCAGCGGCTTGGCGCCAAGCCGGCGGTTCTTATTCGTGGCTACCGTGGCAAGTTCGAGCATGGCTGTGAGGTTGTGAGCGACGGAGAGCACGTGCTTCTCAGTCCGACCGAGGCAGGCGATGAGGCGGTGCTGCTCGCATTGGAACTGCCTGGCGTACCCGTGCTGGTTGGCCGTGACCGGCGTAAAACGGGGGCGATGGCGATCCGGGAGTTCGATCCGGATTTGCTGGTGCTCGATGACGGCATGCAGTTTCTGCAGTTGCATCGAGACCTGGATATTGCTCTGCTCGACCTCGCGCGGCCGTTCGACAACGGCTGGATGCTGCCGCGCGGTATGCTGCGAGAGCCGCCGTCACACCTGCGACGGGTAGACGCTGTGGTACTCACCTGCTCGCCGGGCGCAGGCGCGTGCACCGACGCCACGACGGAAGCGGACGTTCGTGTACACGCCCCGAGCGCGACACTGCTGCATGCTTTCGTTTCTGCGCACCAACTGCGACGATTGAATCACGGCGCAGATGCAGACGTATCGGGGATGAGCGGTCGGAAGGCCGTACTGGTCTCCGCGATCGCGCAGCCCGAGCGGTTCCATGCATTGGCCCGGGCGCTGGGCATGGATGTTGTATTCGTCGAGCATCATGCCGACCATAACCCGATATCAGCGGAACAGTGGCAGCAGGTATGCTCTAAGGCAATGCGCGCTGGCGCTGATATGGTGGTCACCACGGCAAAGGACGCTGTAAAAGCGCGCAGCCTTCCGCCGGATCCGCCAATTTACAGCCTGGACATCCGACTCCAGGCTCAGGAGGCGTTGGAACTGGACCGCATGCTTCAATGTCTGTTGTCGCGTGGTAATGCGGCCTTTGCAAACGCCCCTCTCCCTGCCGACGTCGGTGAAGCGCATTGAGCGCGCCTGGCAGCCAGGTTGCCGTACGGCGGAGCCTCAGTCGGCATGCGCGCACCGTGGCTCTGGCGGCCGTGGTTGCTCCGATGCGCGCACTGCCGTTAAGGGCTGGCCGGTGCGTGGGACGCTTCGTGGGGCAGTTGGTATTTACCTTGCTCAAACGCTATCGGACAGTTGCAATCTCCAATTTGGAGATGATCTACGGCGACGAGATGACAGCGGCCGAGCGCAAAGGGATCGCCAAGTCGGTATTCCTGAACTTCGGGCAATCTGCCGCCGAGTTTGTAAAGCTGCCGTCGCTCGCCGATGAAACAGTTAGCAGCCTCGTGGATGCTACCGGCGAGGAGTTTTTTGCCGAGGCTTATGCGCGTCATCACGGTGTCCTGTTGATATCCGCGCACTACGGTAACTGGGAGTGGATGGCGCGATGGCTGGCTATACGCGGCCATAAACTGACGATTGTTGCGCGCAAAGCGAATGACGCCGCGGCAGACAGACTGTTGATGCGGACGCGGAACGGCAACGGTACGGCTGTTGTTTTGAGGGGCAACTCGGTAAGAACGATACTTACCGCGCTCAAGAAGAACGAAATGGTGGGCCTGCTGCCGGACCAGAACTCGGCGGATGTCTGGGTGCCGTTTATGGGCCGGTTGACCGGTACGGCCGACGGGCCGGCCGTTCTGCATTTAAGGACCGGCGCCCCAATCGTGTTTGCCTTTTGTCGACGCCGTACCGATGGGCGATTCTGCATTGACGTAGAGCCGCCCCTGATGGTCGAGCCGACCGGTGACAAGGCACGCGACGTGGAGCGAGTTACCGCGGCTATCAACCAGCGCATCGAAGCGCGCGTGCGTGCGCATCCCGACCAGTGGCTGTGGCTGCATGATCGCTGGAAGGCATCGCGACTCGAACCCTGGGTGAGCATGCCGGCCCTGAAGAATGCCGACGTACCGCCGGCGCCGATAAGATAGTGACGAGAACGATTAAAGAGTCGATCGATTGAGCCTAACGCGCGTATCGCCCCGGCGAATCCTTGTGGTAAAGCTGAGTGCCATGGGCGATATCGTGCACGCGCTGCCCGTTTCCGCCGCGCTTGGGCGCGCTTTTCCCCAAGCCGAGATCATCTGGGTGACGCACGACGCGTTCTTGCCGCTTCTCGACGGCAATCCCTGGGTAACGCAAGTCATCAGCGTGCCCCGCTCTTACCGCAAATACGCCAACCTTACGGCCTACTGCCGGCGCTACTTTGGGCAACTGGTTCAGATACGGAAACTCCACTGTGATGTCTCCATTGACCTGCAGGGCCTCGCGAAGAGCGCGGTTGTGGTTGCGGCTGCCGGCGCGCGGACGCGGATAGGGCACTACTTTCAGCGAGAGTGCCTGGCGCGGATATCCCGGCCGGTCCGCCCAAACAGCGCCAGCATGCACGTGGTCGATCAGTATCTCGATGTTGCCTATTCGCTCGGCGGAGAGCGACTGCCGGCCGATTTTCCTCTGGCCGTGTCACCCGCAGATGAGGCCAGCGCGCGGGAACTGCTGCGGAGTGCTGGTATCCAGCCGGACCGGCAGTACGTTGTCATCAATCCTGCAGCTGGTCGTCCAATCAAACAGTGGCCGGCAGAGGCATATGCCCAGCTGATCAACCGAATCGGCGCCGAATTGGGGCTGCCATGCGTGTTGGTGACTGCAGATATGCCGGTGGCCGGCGCGGTTGCCTGCGGCGTCAAAGGTCCATTGGCGAATATCGCGGGCAAGACTAACATCAAGCAGCTGATTGCAATTCTTCGCGACAGCTGTCTGCACATCTGCGGCGATACCGGCTCAGCCCACATTGCGGCAGCAGTTGGCACACCCGTCGTAGCGCTTTTTGGACCCACTGACGCCGATCGCCTGGCGCCATACGGCCAGCGAGCGCAGGTAATTACTGCACGCCATCTTTGCGCCCCGGGTTGCTCACCAACGTCGTGTCGCCGTCATGGCGAGCGCTGCCTTGAAAGCATTACCGTGGATTGTGTCATCCAGCACGTTGGCTCGGTGCTGGAGCAGCGGCGGCGTACGGGCCCTGCAACGCACTTCGAACCGACGTCGGCGGCTGAGGCTGCCGCAGGCCTATGAACCGCCGAGCAGTTACTATCGACCCGAACAACCGGACAGCGGAATATGCCGGCTTCCTGTGCGAACGCCTGGAGCAAGGCGACATTCTAACCCTGGAGCGCACCCCATTCCTACCGTCGGCAGAAGAGATGGCGTTTCTTCGCGGTCAAAGGCAGAGCGCCAGTTCCACCCACAAAAACATCGCCTACAAGCCGGAAGTGGGACGCATCACAGGCGTTGCAGGACAGGCGGAGGTCGATGCCGAGCGCACACGCTGCATTCTCGCAGAGTACTCCCGCGGCGCTTTGGCCTTCCTTGCGGGCTTGTTCCCCCATTACGCAGCGCGTTGGAAGGTGGATTATGCGAGTTTTCGTCCGCTTGAAGAGCATGGTCGCAATATATCTATTCGCCAGCGGAATGATCTGATGCACGTGGACGCGTTTCCCACTCGGCCAACCCATGGCGGCAGGATTCTGCGGGCATTTACCAATATCCATCCGACCAAGGATCGGGTGTGGGCGATCGCCGCACCGTTTGACGCACTTGCCGAAAAATACGCCGCTGCGGCAGGCTTGCTGGCTGTCACGCGGCCGCACGCCACTGTTGCCAGGAAAATGAAACGCCTTGTTCATCGGGCCGTACCGAAAGTTCCGGATCGGTCGGCTTACGATGAGTTTATGCTGCTGTTTCACCACTACCTCAAGACGAACGAAGAGTTCCAGGGAGAGGGCAAACTTGGCGAGTACGTGTTTTCGCCTGGAACAACCTGGATATGCTTCACCGATCAGGTTGCCCACGCGGTACTCTCCGGTCAGTACGCCGTAGAACAGACGTGCATCGTGCCGCTATCGTGCATGAAGCTTCCCGATTGTTCGCCGATGGCCGTGCTTGAGCGCCTTGCGCGACGGAGCTTGCGATAATGCATTCGATGGCGGGTTGCTCCCGGTGACAACTCCTCTCCGCGCCGCGCGAGCCGCCCACAGCCGCCTAACTTCGGCCAAGCGTATCGCCGTTGTTGCCAAATTTGGCTACATGGGCGACACGATTGTGGCGACACCGTTTCTCCACCGGTTGCGCCTCGCTGCTCCCGATGCGCATATCGATCTCATTACGTCGAAGTCCGGCGCGGTGGCCGTAAAGAACTGTCCATGGATCGATCGCGCTCTGGCGGTCGAAAAAGGTCGGAGCAGTCGGATGGGTGAGAACCGCGCATTGCTGCGAGCGCTGAGATCGCCAACGTGTGATGTCGTGTTCCTGCTGAACCGTTCGTTCCGATCGGCGGCGATGGCGGTGCTCGCAGGCGCCAGACTGCGGGTTGGCTTCGACAACGAACATCGGAAGATTCTGCTCTCTCTGCCGGTGCCGTATCTGTTCGACCGTAACGAGCTCGATTGCCATCTGGACCTCCTACGCAGCCTGGGGGTCGACTGCGAACCTGAACTCCCATCGATCTGGGTGACAGACGGTGAACGTGAGGCGGCTCGGTCGGTGCTGAGGAGACCTGGTACCGAAGCGTTGATGCCGGATGCGTTTGTTTTGGGCATGCAGCCGGGCTCGAACGATCCGGCTGTGCGAGCGTGGGGCGTACCACGCTATGCCGAAGCAGCCGATACCATCGCAGCAGACCTTGGCGCGCGTGTTGTACTCCTGGGCGGCGCTGCAGAGCGCCAAACCGCCGACCAGGTAGAGCGCGCCATGAAGACAGGCTGTATCAACATGGTCGGCGAGCTGTCACTCCGAGAATCGCTCGCGCTGATTGGAGTCTGTACCGGTTGGATCGGTAACGACACCGGATTGCTGCACGCAG is part of the Armatimonadota bacterium genome and harbors:
- a CDS encoding lysophospholipid acyltransferase family protein, whose amino-acid sequence is MAVTSLEQNDSWRARHALRTRITSAFVVGLVRSLYATYRLRVHRLDELVPSSGGAILLTWHGRTLIPANLLRNRGYWALISLSRDGELQNAIFQRYGFQTVRGSTGRGGIRAAIEVASKLRAGGILTFTPDGPRGPSHKVQHGVIFMAQKSGVPIIPVGISASRRWQLKSWDQYMVPKPFATIWFVVGDPIYVPPVVDDVLRDELARTIEVAINRLERDAELRCGHSTYPSDWRLA
- the lpxK gene encoding tetraacyldisaccharide 4'-kinase, whose amino-acid sequence is MADRLNRILNAPHAPLPLRLARVSLAALAHLHHAVLLLWMMPFAIGLRPRHRLARPVVSVGNLTSGGTGKTPFTILVCRAAQRLGAKPAVLIRGYRGKFEHGCEVVSDGEHVLLSPTEAGDEAVLLALELPGVPVLVGRDRRKTGAMAIREFDPDLLVLDDGMQFLQLHRDLDIALLDLARPFDNGWMLPRGMLREPPSHLRRVDAVVLTCSPGAGACTDATTEADVRVHAPSATLLHAFVSAHQLRRLNHGADADVSGMSGRKAVLVSAIAQPERFHALARALGMDVVFVEHHADHNPISAEQWQQVCSKAMRAGADMVVTTAKDAVKARSLPPDPPIYSLDIRLQAQEALELDRMLQCLLSRGNAAFANAPLPADVGEAH
- a CDS encoding lysophospholipid acyltransferase family protein, with the translated sequence MSAPGSQVAVRRSLSRHARTVALAAVVAPMRALPLRAGRCVGRFVGQLVFTLLKRYRTVAISNLEMIYGDEMTAAERKGIAKSVFLNFGQSAAEFVKLPSLADETVSSLVDATGEEFFAEAYARHHGVLLISAHYGNWEWMARWLAIRGHKLTIVARKANDAAADRLLMRTRNGNGTAVVLRGNSVRTILTALKKNEMVGLLPDQNSADVWVPFMGRLTGTADGPAVLHLRTGAPIVFAFCRRRTDGRFCIDVEPPLMVEPTGDKARDVERVTAAINQRIEARVRAHPDQWLWLHDRWKASRLEPWVSMPALKNADVPPAPIR
- a CDS encoding glycosyltransferase family 9 protein translates to MSLTRVSPRRILVVKLSAMGDIVHALPVSAALGRAFPQAEIIWVTHDAFLPLLDGNPWVTQVISVPRSYRKYANLTAYCRRYFGQLVQIRKLHCDVSIDLQGLAKSAVVVAAAGARTRIGHYFQRECLARISRPVRPNSASMHVVDQYLDVAYSLGGERLPADFPLAVSPADEASARELLRSAGIQPDRQYVVINPAAGRPIKQWPAEAYAQLINRIGAELGLPCVLVTADMPVAGAVACGVKGPLANIAGKTNIKQLIAILRDSCLHICGDTGSAHIAAAVGTPVVALFGPTDADRLAPYGQRAQVITARHLCAPGCSPTSCRRHGERCLESITVDCVIQHVGSVLEQRRRTGPATHFEPTSAAEAAAGL
- a CDS encoding Kdo hydroxylase family protein, which encodes MNRRAVTIDPNNRTAEYAGFLCERLEQGDILTLERTPFLPSAEEMAFLRGQRQSASSTHKNIAYKPEVGRITGVAGQAEVDAERTRCILAEYSRGALAFLAGLFPHYAARWKVDYASFRPLEEHGRNISIRQRNDLMHVDAFPTRPTHGGRILRAFTNIHPTKDRVWAIAAPFDALAEKYAAAAGLLAVTRPHATVARKMKRLVHRAVPKVPDRSAYDEFMLLFHHYLKTNEEFQGEGKLGEYVFSPGTTWICFTDQVAHAVLSGQYAVEQTCIVPLSCMKLPDCSPMAVLERLARRSLR
- a CDS encoding glycosyltransferase family 9 protein, translating into MTTPLRAARAAHSRLTSAKRIAVVAKFGYMGDTIVATPFLHRLRLAAPDAHIDLITSKSGAVAVKNCPWIDRALAVEKGRSSRMGENRALLRALRSPTCDVVFLLNRSFRSAAMAVLAGARLRVGFDNEHRKILLSLPVPYLFDRNELDCHLDLLRSLGVDCEPELPSIWVTDGEREAARSVLRRPGTEALMPDAFVLGMQPGSNDPAVRAWGVPRYAEAADTIAADLGARVVLLGGAAERQTADQVERAMKTGCINMVGELSLRESLALIGVCTGWIGNDTGLLHAAVAHRVPSVGIFGPTKVVRWGYNTVKHRSVAVFNGGAAASDIRECLNAIPVARVVSELHGAVRGTIGANSNAVQFVVPQHLGQGGTKEAAHKRA